The Streptomyces cynarae genome contains a region encoding:
- a CDS encoding carbohydrate ABC transporter permease, with protein sequence MSAAGTTLPRHRLLGRATVNTIVALSVLYTLLPVLWLVLAAGKTRDALFGSNLLSLKDFSFLTNLHDLFAMDDGQYGRWYLNSLLYAVVGAALGALISVACGYAFDKYRFRHKEKLFGLVLAAVMVPQTVLALPLYLMASGTGLVNTFWAVFIPVLFNPFGVYLGRIFSQGYVPDEVLEAARMDGAGELTTYVRVALRMLGPGLVTVFLFQLTAIWNNFFLPMVMLSDQDLYPVSLGLYTWNSSASVSPEYYPVVIMGSLLAVLPLILAFALLQRFWRSGLTAGAVK encoded by the coding sequence ATGAGCGCCGCCGGCACCACCCTCCCACGCCACCGGCTGCTCGGCCGGGCCACCGTCAACACCATCGTGGCGCTGTCCGTGCTGTACACCCTGCTGCCGGTGCTGTGGCTGGTCCTCGCCGCGGGCAAGACCAGGGACGCGCTGTTCGGCAGCAATCTGCTGTCCCTGAAGGACTTCTCCTTCCTGACGAACCTGCACGACCTGTTCGCCATGGACGACGGCCAGTACGGCCGCTGGTACCTCAACAGCCTGCTCTACGCGGTCGTCGGCGCCGCGCTCGGGGCCCTGATCAGCGTGGCCTGCGGGTACGCCTTCGACAAGTACCGCTTCCGGCACAAGGAGAAGCTGTTCGGCCTGGTCCTCGCGGCGGTGATGGTCCCGCAGACCGTCCTCGCGCTGCCGCTGTACCTGATGGCCTCCGGCACCGGCCTGGTCAACACCTTCTGGGCGGTGTTCATCCCGGTCCTGTTCAACCCGTTCGGCGTCTACCTCGGCCGTATCTTCAGCCAGGGCTACGTGCCCGACGAGGTCCTGGAGGCCGCGCGTATGGACGGCGCCGGCGAGCTGACCACGTACGTCAGGGTGGCGCTGCGCATGCTCGGCCCCGGTCTGGTGACCGTGTTCCTCTTCCAGCTCACCGCCATCTGGAACAACTTCTTCCTGCCCATGGTGATGCTGTCCGACCAGGACCTGTATCCGGTCAGCCTGGGCCTGTACACCTGGAACAGCTCGGCCTCCGTGTCACCCGAGTACTACCCCGTGGTGATCATGGGCTCGCTGCTCGCCGTCCTCCCGCTGATCCTCGCCTT